The proteins below are encoded in one region of Huiozyma naganishii CBS 8797 chromosome 7, complete genome:
- the MSH4 gene encoding MutS family protein MSH4 (similar to Saccharomyces cerevisiae MSH4 (YFL003C); ancestral locus Anc_8.73) encodes MNASNISSFVQTNLFERNTVTESNDSNSASSVQQTASELNLSRARLGSKPTAGINKPILPSKSGYSLASSAQRFSLAKTRSTPGNVSRFTATSRATAVQERILCTIFESTKDVNSTIGLCILNFSTGELILSEFIDSQIFIRTVHKIQIYEPTEILLPNTSFSPTYSKLATILKLNTPDSVKISEVTSKYFNKQNGQDAISKYSIDEETKKVNLLHVLDKNFALCALSATVYFVKEQIPKSTAKAMEFKSFRIRFENPENTMLIDSRTILGLELIESKIYKRNHLAFYKFLDETVTNDGSSLAQKHILQPLTSKKGLEHRLESVQFLMENSDFLKELRNEMETFEDLDKIFCHLLSVNHVAIEPEFKINYVLLLKSTLHTTKRIATTLQKANPSGMFLKEVGCILLNNKLSEIESAIDEKINKDCSWATSNIDQQNQRCYAVKKGTNGLLDISRQVYRNIVDEIVQNVKQLNDTHELSLDYKYERRRGFYLRLKRKDHSELPFLPSNFVNVILKKEFIECTTLDLLKANARLEEILREILIASEQVIDELLNEIMGNLSALFMMSEAVSLLDLLCCFAKKAMNLEYCLPKFSDIIYIKKGRHPILENLIKSFVPNDIISLQGSSSMQLITGCNRSGKSVYLRQVSLLCIMAQIGCPVPAESATFPIFNKLHARVCSDTMEIGSSNFSSEMKEMAYFLGALDSQTLLILDEVGRGSSIGDGLAISLAITEYLLSANCSVFVSTHFREIPALLRNKPSVSHFHMKTEVTRTASLKMHYKLTTDFEATSGNGIRLVGPLFGKKISETAMTIAKLLEKSGRYQRMAHLQKHKDPDTVAVNELEKDK; translated from the coding sequence ATGAATGCTTCCAACATTTCAAGCTTTGTCCAAACCAATCTATTCGAACGGAATACGGTGACGGAAAGTAACGATTCGAACTCAGCTTCCTCAGTACAGCAAACAGCCAGCGAATTGAACCTTTCACGAGCAAGATTAGGCAGCAAGCCAACCGCTGGGATCAACAAACCCATTCTCCCCTCAAAGTCTGGATACTCTCTTGCTTCATCGGCACAACGATTCTCCCTAGcgaaaacaagaagtacACCAGGTAATGTAAGTAGATTCACTGCAACAAGTCGTGCTACGGCTGTACAGGAAAGGATACTTTGTACAATTTTTGAGTCAACAAAAGATGTAAATTCAACTATTGGGCTTTGTATCCTTAACTTCAGTACGGGTGAGCTGATCCTGTCAGAGTTCATCGACTCTCAAATTTTTATTCGAACAGTTCACAAAATACAGATATATGAACCGACAGAAATCCTATTACCCAACACCTCCTTTTCACCGACCTATTCTAAATTGGCcaccattttgaaattaaACACACCGGACTCAGTGAAAATCTCTGAAGTCACTTCGAAATATTTTAACAAACAGAATGGCCAAGATGCAATCTCCAAATATTCAATAGATGAAGAAACTAAGAAAGTAAATTTACTTCATGTGCTGGACAAAAACTTTGCCTTGTGTGCACTCTCTGCAACTGTCTACTTTGTTAAAGAGCAGATACCAAAAAGTACAGCAAAGGCAATGGAATTTAAATCTTTTAGAATCAGATTTGAAAATCCGGAAAACACAATGCTAATTGATTCAAGGACGATTTTAGGACTTGAACTGATTGAAAGCAAAATCTACAAAAGGAACCACCTAGCTTTttacaagtttttggatgAGACGGTGACAAACGATGGGTCGTCGCTTGCTCAGAAACACATTTTACAACCTTTAACAAGTAAAAAGGGATTAGAACATCGATTGGAATCAGTTCAATTCTTAATGGAAAACAGtgatttcttgaaggaacTGCGCAATGAGATGGAGACTTTCGAAGACCTAGACAAAATTTTCTGTCACTTGCTGTCGGTTAATCATGTAGCCATCGAACCCGAATTTAAAATAAATTATGTGCTTTTATTGAAAAGCACCCTACATACAACCAAAAGAATAGCTACGACATTACAGAAGGCTAATCCGTCGGggatgtttttgaaggaagtTGGATGTATACTGCTCAACAATAAGCTGTCCGAAATTGAAAGTGCAATTGACGAAAAGATTAATAAGGACTGTTCATGGGCAACATCCAATATTGATCAACAAAACCAACGATGCTATGCTGTGAAGAAGGGGACTAACGGACTTTTGGATATCTCTCGTCAAGTTTACAGGAACATTGTAGACGAGATTGTCCAAAATGTAAAGCAACTAAATGATACCCACGAGCTTTCTTTAGATTACAAATACGAACGTAGGAGGGGTTTCTACTTGAGACTGAAAAGGAAGGACCACTCCGAATTACCATTTCTTCCCTCCAACTTTGTGAACGTTATTTTAAAGAAAGAATTTATTGAGTGTACAACCTTGGACCTTTTAAAAGCAAATGCAAGGTTAGAGGAAATATTAAGAGAGATTCTGATTGCAAGTGAGCAAGTTATTGACGAGTTGCTCAACGAGATAATGGGAAATCTTTCTGCTTTATTCATGATGTCAGAAGCCGTTTCTCTTTTAGACTTACTATGCTGTTTTGCAAAAAAGGCCATGAACCTTGAATACTGCTTACCAAAGTTTTCTGACATCATCTATATCAAAAAGGGACGACACCCCATACTGGAAAATCTCATAAAATCGTTTGTTCCAAACGACATAATAAGTCTGCAAGGAAGTTCTTCCATGCAACTGATAACCGGTTGTAATAGAAGTGGAAAGTCGGTGTACTTAAGGCAGGTTTCCTTGCTTTGTATAATGGCACAAATTGGGTGTCCTGTCCCAGCAGAGTCGGCAACTTTTCCGATATTCAATAAGCTTCATGCGAGGGTGTGTAGCGACACAATGGAGATTGGGTCGTCTAATTTTTCCTCAGAGATGAAAGAAATGGCTTATTTCCTTGGGGCGTTGGATTCACAGACCTTACTGATCTTGGACGAGGTTGGGAGAGGGTCGAGCATTGGGGACGGCTTGGCAATCTCTCTTGCAATTACTGAATATCTTCTTTCAGCAAATTGCTCTGTTTTCGTCTCTACCCACTTTAGGGAAATCCCAGCCCTTTTGAGAAATAAACCTAGTGTTTCTCATTTCCACATGAAGACAGAAGTTACAAGAActgcctctttgaaaatgcaTTATAAACTTACTACTGATTTTGAGGCAACATCAGGTAATGGAATCAGGCTGGTTGGCCCACTATTTGGCAAAAAGATATCTGAAACTGCTATGACGATAGCTAAGTTACTTGAGAAATCTGGAAGATATCAACGGATGGCTCATCTGCAGAAGCATAAAGATCCGGATACAGTTGCAGTAAATGAGCTAGAAAAAGATAAATAA